Proteins encoded within one genomic window of Couchioplanes caeruleus:
- a CDS encoding ABC-F family ATP-binding cassette domain-containing protein: MSATMIARDLAAGHGDRTLFHGLDLVVAPGDTIGLVGANGAGKTTLLRTLAGLLPVESGSVALSPPTATVGYLPQEREARPGETVRDLLARRTGVGPAQAAMEAGAEALAAGTEGAEEAYAAALERWLDLGGADLDERAEQVTADLGLAVALDHPTTALSGGQVARAQMASLLLSRYDVFLLDEPTNDLDLDGLRRLEEFVTGLRAGTVLVSHDREFLSRTVTDVLELDLAQQQVRLYGGGYEAYLEERATLRRHARENYEEYAGKVSALEDRARMQRNWMEQGVRNARRKSKDNDKIGRSMRAESTEKQAAKARQTQRMIERLEVVEEPRKEWELRMEIAVAPRAGAVVAALSDAVVRRGAFTLGPVTLQVDWADRVAITGANGSGKSTLLAALLGRLPLQEGSAHLGPQVVVGEVDQARGLFLGGEPLLTAFGAAVPDLADADVRTLLAKFGLKAAHVRRPAGTLSPGERTRAALALLQARGVNLLVLDEPTNHLDLPAIEQLESALAGFPGTLLLVTHDRRMLAAVQTNRHFEVAGGIVTG; encoded by the coding sequence ATGAGCGCCACGATGATCGCCCGGGACCTCGCCGCGGGGCACGGCGACCGCACCCTGTTCCACGGCCTGGACCTGGTCGTCGCCCCGGGCGACACGATCGGCCTGGTCGGGGCCAACGGGGCCGGCAAGACGACGCTGCTGCGGACCCTCGCCGGCCTGCTGCCGGTGGAGTCCGGCTCGGTGGCGCTGAGCCCGCCCACCGCCACCGTCGGCTACCTCCCGCAGGAGCGCGAGGCGCGCCCGGGCGAGACGGTCCGCGACCTGCTGGCCCGGCGCACGGGCGTGGGTCCCGCGCAGGCGGCCATGGAGGCGGGCGCGGAGGCGCTCGCCGCGGGGACGGAGGGCGCGGAGGAGGCGTACGCCGCGGCGCTGGAACGCTGGCTGGACCTCGGCGGCGCGGACCTCGACGAGCGCGCCGAGCAGGTCACCGCCGACCTGGGGCTGGCCGTGGCGCTGGACCACCCCACGACGGCCCTGTCCGGCGGCCAGGTGGCCCGCGCGCAGATGGCGTCGCTCCTGCTGAGCCGCTACGACGTCTTCCTGCTCGACGAGCCGACCAACGACCTGGACCTGGACGGGCTGCGCCGGCTGGAGGAGTTCGTCACCGGGCTGCGCGCCGGGACGGTGCTGGTCAGCCACGACCGCGAGTTCCTGTCGCGCACGGTCACCGACGTGCTCGAGCTCGACCTCGCCCAGCAGCAGGTGCGCCTCTACGGCGGTGGCTACGAGGCCTACCTGGAGGAACGCGCGACCCTGCGCCGGCACGCCCGGGAGAACTACGAGGAGTACGCCGGAAAGGTGTCGGCCCTCGAGGATCGGGCCCGGATGCAGCGCAACTGGATGGAACAGGGCGTGCGCAACGCCCGCCGCAAGAGCAAGGACAACGACAAGATCGGCCGGAGCATGCGCGCCGAGTCCACCGAGAAGCAGGCGGCGAAGGCGCGCCAGACGCAGCGGATGATCGAGCGGCTGGAGGTCGTGGAGGAGCCCCGCAAGGAGTGGGAACTGCGGATGGAGATCGCCGTCGCGCCCCGCGCCGGCGCCGTCGTGGCCGCCCTGAGCGACGCGGTGGTACGCCGCGGCGCCTTCACCCTGGGCCCGGTCACGCTGCAGGTCGACTGGGCGGATCGGGTGGCGATCACCGGCGCGAACGGCTCCGGCAAGTCGACGCTGCTCGCGGCCCTGCTCGGCCGGCTGCCGTTGCAGGAGGGCAGCGCACATCTTGGACCGCAGGTGGTGGTCGGCGAGGTCGACCAGGCACGCGGGCTCTTCCTGGGCGGGGAGCCGCTGCTGACCGCGTTCGGCGCGGCCGTGCCGGACCTCGCCGACGCCGACGTGCGGACGTTGCTGGCGAAGTTCGGGCTCAAGGCGGCGCACGTGCGGCGCCCCGCGGGCACGTTGTCGCCGGGCGAGCGGACCCGGGCGGCGCTGGCACTGCTGCAGGCGCGCGGCGTCAACCTGCTGGTGCTGGACGAGCCGACGAACCACCTCGACCTGCCGGCGATCGAGCAGCTCGAGTCGGCCCTGGCCGGCTTCCCGGGGACGCTGCTGCTGGTCACCCACGACCGGCGGATGCTTGCGGCGGTGCAGACCAACCGCCACTTCGAGGTGGCCGGCGGCATCGTCACCGGCTAG
- a CDS encoding PhzF family phenazine biosynthesis protein has translation MTDLEILRYAAFSADPAGGNPAGVVLDAARLPDAEMLAVAAKVGYSETAFVTEDRGDGVLRVRYFSPLAEVPFCGHATVGTAVALADRRGPGTYVFVTNAGEVPVTVDEHRRATLTSVGTRVAELDADDLAALLAALRWAGSDLDATLPPRVAYAGAYHPIVAVSSRQRLADLDYDVPALTALMRRRDWTTIQLVWREDEHHFDVRNPFPVGGVYEDPATGAAAAALGGYLRELWLVEGDAVIELSQGTDLGRPGRLTVTLVPGEAGVRVSGTAVPIPD, from the coding sequence ATGACAGACCTCGAGATCCTCCGGTACGCGGCCTTCAGCGCCGACCCGGCCGGCGGCAACCCGGCCGGCGTGGTCCTGGACGCCGCTCGCCTGCCGGACGCCGAGATGCTGGCCGTCGCCGCGAAGGTGGGCTACTCCGAGACCGCTTTCGTCACCGAGGACCGCGGGGACGGGGTCCTGCGCGTGCGCTACTTCAGCCCGCTCGCCGAGGTGCCGTTCTGCGGTCACGCCACCGTCGGCACGGCCGTGGCGCTCGCCGACCGGCGCGGGCCGGGCACGTACGTCTTCGTCACCAACGCCGGTGAGGTGCCGGTCACCGTGGACGAGCACCGGCGCGCCACCCTGACCAGCGTGGGCACGCGGGTCGCGGAGCTCGACGCCGACGACCTGGCGGCGTTGCTCGCCGCGCTGCGCTGGGCGGGGTCCGACCTCGACGCCACCCTGCCGCCGCGGGTCGCGTACGCCGGCGCGTACCACCCGATCGTGGCCGTGAGCAGCCGGCAGCGCCTCGCCGACCTGGACTACGACGTGCCGGCGCTGACGGCACTGATGCGGCGCCGGGACTGGACCACGATCCAACTCGTCTGGCGCGAGGACGAGCACCACTTCGACGTCCGGAACCCGTTCCCGGTCGGCGGCGTCTACGAGGATCCGGCGACCGGGGCCGCGGCGGCCGCCCTCGGCGGTTACCTGCGGGAGCTGTGGCTGGTCGAGGGCGACGCCGTCATCGAGCTGTCGCAGGGCACGGACCTGGGGCGCCCGGGGCGGCTCACCGTCACTCTCGTGCCCGGCGAGGCCGGAGTACGCGTCAGCGGCACGGCGGTGCCGATCCCGGACTGA
- a CDS encoding sigma 54-interacting transcriptional regulator, translating to MTKPTDLPRTLGDLRASGHEFRTVKQELRDNLLDRLRRGEPRFPGIVGYDETVLPEVERALLAGHDMVLLGERGQGKTRLLRALAGLLDEWTPVIAGSELREHPYQPLTPASRRLAEEAGDRLPISWLHRRERYGEKLATPDTSVGDLIGDVDPIKVAQGRELGDPETIHFGLVPRTNRGIFAVNELPDLAERIQVSLLNVLEERDIQVRGYQLRLPLDLLLVATANPEDYTNRGRIITPLKDRFGAEVRTHYPVDLALETALIRQEAALVATVPDHLIDVLARYTRQVRESPSVDSRSGVSARFAIAAAETVAASALRRSGLRGEREAVARIGDTVSVTSTLRGKVEFDSGEEGRETEILSHLLRLATAETFRARLSGLDLSGFTGLVAEGTTIETGDLVSAEELLAQIGTVPGLAKVLDRLGLGDAPGPGEAASGVEFVLEGLHLTRRLAKELTSDGRTRYGS from the coding sequence GTGACCAAGCCCACCGATCTTCCGCGGACGCTCGGCGACCTGCGCGCCAGCGGGCACGAGTTCCGGACCGTCAAGCAGGAGCTGCGCGACAACCTGCTCGACCGGCTGCGCCGCGGCGAGCCGCGGTTCCCCGGCATCGTCGGCTACGACGAGACCGTGCTGCCCGAGGTCGAGCGCGCGCTGCTCGCCGGCCACGACATGGTGCTGCTCGGCGAGCGCGGGCAGGGCAAGACCCGGCTGCTGCGCGCCCTGGCCGGCCTGCTCGACGAGTGGACGCCCGTCATCGCCGGCTCGGAGCTGCGCGAGCACCCGTACCAGCCGCTCACCCCGGCGTCGCGCCGGCTCGCGGAGGAGGCCGGCGACCGGCTGCCGATCTCCTGGCTGCACCGCCGCGAGCGCTACGGCGAGAAGCTGGCCACCCCCGACACCAGCGTCGGCGACCTCATCGGCGACGTCGACCCGATCAAGGTGGCGCAGGGGCGCGAGCTGGGCGACCCGGAGACCATCCACTTCGGGCTGGTGCCGCGCACCAACCGGGGCATCTTCGCCGTCAACGAGCTGCCCGACCTCGCCGAGCGGATCCAGGTGTCGCTGCTCAACGTGCTGGAGGAGCGCGACATCCAGGTGCGCGGCTACCAGTTGAGGCTGCCGCTCGACCTGCTGCTGGTCGCCACGGCCAACCCCGAGGACTACACCAACAGGGGCCGCATCATCACCCCGCTCAAGGACCGCTTCGGCGCCGAGGTACGGACCCACTACCCGGTGGACCTGGCCCTCGAGACCGCGCTGATCCGACAGGAGGCGGCGCTGGTCGCCACCGTGCCCGACCATCTGATCGACGTCCTGGCCCGGTACACCCGCCAGGTGCGCGAGTCGCCGTCGGTGGACTCCCGCTCCGGCGTCTCGGCGCGGTTCGCCATCGCCGCGGCCGAGACCGTGGCGGCGTCGGCGCTGCGCCGGTCCGGGCTGCGCGGGGAGCGGGAGGCCGTCGCCCGCATCGGCGACACCGTGTCGGTCACCAGCACGCTGCGCGGCAAGGTCGAGTTCGACAGCGGCGAGGAGGGCCGCGAGACCGAGATCCTCTCTCACCTGCTGCGCCTGGCGACCGCGGAGACGTTCCGGGCCCGGCTGTCCGGTCTCGACCTGTCCGGCTTCACCGGCCTCGTCGCGGAGGGCACGACCATCGAGACCGGCGACCTGGTCTCGGCCGAGGAGCTGCTCGCCCAGATCGGCACGGTGCCGGGGCTGGCCAAGGTCCTCGACCGGCTCGGCCTCGGCGACGCCCCGGGCCCGGGGGAGGCCGCGTCCGGTGTGGAGTTCGTCCTCGAGGGTCTGCACCTCACCCGCCGGCTGGCCAAGGAGCTGACCAGCGACGGGCGCACCCGGTACGGGAGCTGA
- a CDS encoding vWA domain-containing protein, with protein MSGSRFRYGAWRDGPDPLAPPYDVRAAVDEVGERVLGGESLHDALRDLIRRGPRDGRGLDDLRARAQRLRRDALRRGNLDGAVTRARQLLDQALAAERDELRGRGDPFREAVLDNLPRSTSRAVDELSGYDWASAEARGLYQQILAGLRREVVEQRFAGLREALGDPSAEARVAEMIGDLNDLLRRHARGEDTGDAFARFMARHGDFFPERPASVEELIDSLARRAAAAERLLRSLSPQQREELSRLMDQALGGGPLRDRLAELTENLRALRPGLAWGRGERVRGPGDLGYGDAAAALGEIGELDELLDQLSQEHSGATLDDVDVEAVERQLGRDAADDVRRLRELERELRRQGWVTRDEQGLTLSPKALRRLGRTALARVFDDLGGRRRGEHDLRDAGAAGDLTGSSRRWHFGDEQPIDVVRTVGNAVRRRAGGGAALLPVRLQPEDFEVAETERRASAVVALCVDLSYSMFADGRWGPMKQTALALSHLVATRFPQDSLQIVGFGRHAMPLSQGELAAVEPDLVQGTNLQHALKLAGRHLRRHPGAEPVVLVVTDGEPTAHLEADGEAFFTWPTDPETVRLTVREVDQLTRYGATLNLFMLGEEPGLRRFVDAVAQRSGGRVFSPDVGELGRYVVDDYVRSRRGRR; from the coding sequence GTGAGCGGCAGCCGCTTCCGCTACGGGGCGTGGCGCGACGGGCCGGACCCGCTCGCGCCGCCGTACGACGTGCGCGCCGCGGTCGACGAGGTGGGCGAGCGCGTCCTGGGCGGGGAGAGCCTGCACGACGCGCTGCGCGACTTGATCCGCCGTGGCCCGCGCGACGGCCGCGGCCTCGACGATCTGCGGGCCCGCGCCCAGCGGCTGCGCCGGGACGCGCTGCGCCGGGGCAACCTCGACGGCGCGGTCACCCGCGCGCGGCAGCTCCTGGACCAGGCACTCGCCGCCGAACGCGACGAGCTGCGCGGCCGCGGCGACCCTTTCCGCGAGGCGGTCCTGGACAACCTGCCGCGCTCCACGTCGCGCGCGGTCGACGAACTCTCCGGCTACGACTGGGCCAGCGCCGAGGCCCGCGGCCTCTACCAGCAGATCCTCGCCGGCCTGCGGCGCGAGGTCGTCGAGCAGCGCTTCGCCGGCCTGCGGGAGGCCCTCGGGGACCCGTCCGCCGAGGCCCGGGTGGCCGAGATGATCGGCGACCTCAACGACCTGCTCCGTCGCCATGCCCGTGGCGAGGACACCGGCGACGCGTTCGCGCGGTTCATGGCCCGGCACGGCGATTTCTTCCCGGAGCGGCCGGCGAGCGTCGAGGAGCTGATCGACTCGCTGGCCCGGCGGGCCGCCGCGGCCGAGCGGCTGCTGCGCTCCCTGAGCCCGCAGCAGCGCGAGGAGCTGTCGCGGCTCATGGACCAGGCGTTGGGCGGCGGACCTCTGCGCGACCGGCTCGCCGAGCTGACCGAGAACCTGCGGGCACTGCGACCGGGACTCGCCTGGGGCCGTGGCGAGCGCGTGCGCGGTCCCGGCGACCTCGGCTACGGCGACGCCGCCGCGGCACTGGGTGAGATCGGCGAGCTGGACGAGCTGCTCGACCAGTTGAGCCAGGAACATTCCGGCGCCACCCTCGACGACGTCGACGTGGAGGCGGTGGAACGCCAGCTCGGCCGGGACGCCGCGGACGACGTCCGGCGCCTGCGCGAGCTGGAGCGCGAGCTGCGGCGCCAGGGCTGGGTCACCCGCGACGAGCAGGGGCTGACGCTGTCGCCGAAGGCGCTGCGGCGGCTCGGGCGCACGGCGCTGGCCCGGGTCTTCGACGACCTCGGCGGACGGCGGCGCGGCGAGCACGACCTGCGCGACGCCGGCGCGGCCGGGGACCTGACCGGCTCGTCGCGGCGCTGGCACTTCGGCGACGAGCAGCCGATCGACGTGGTGCGCACGGTCGGCAACGCGGTCCGCCGCCGCGCCGGCGGGGGCGCCGCGCTGCTGCCCGTCCGCCTGCAGCCGGAGGACTTCGAGGTCGCCGAGACCGAGCGGCGCGCCTCCGCGGTGGTGGCGCTCTGCGTCGACTTGTCGTACTCGATGTTCGCCGACGGCCGCTGGGGCCCGATGAAGCAGACGGCCCTGGCCCTGTCGCACCTTGTGGCGACCCGGTTCCCGCAGGACTCGCTGCAGATCGTGGGCTTCGGGCGCCACGCGATGCCGCTGTCGCAGGGCGAACTGGCCGCGGTCGAGCCGGACCTGGTCCAGGGCACCAATCTGCAGCACGCGCTCAAGCTGGCCGGCCGGCACCTGCGCCGGCATCCGGGCGCGGAGCCGGTGGTGCTGGTGGTGACCGACGGCGAGCCGACCGCGCATCTCGAGGCGGACGGCGAGGCGTTCTTCACCTGGCCGACCGATCCGGAGACCGTCCGGCTCACCGTGCGCGAGGTGGACCAGCTCACCCGGTACGGCGCCACGCTGAACCTGTTCATGCTCGGGGAGGAGCCGGGCCTGCGGCGGTTCGTCGACGCCGTGGCCCAGCGCAGCGGCGGGCGGGTGTTCAGCCCGGACGTGGGCGAGCTCGGCCGCTATGTGGTGGACGACTACGTGCGCAGCCGACGCGGTCGGCGGTAA
- a CDS encoding CDP-alcohol phosphatidyltransferase family protein, translating into MSQQAAPITASNRIWTLPNIISFVRLLGVPLFLYLLLGAENDVAAVVVLALGGTTDWVDGYVARRMNSVSRLGELLDPFADRLYILATLTGFTVREVVPWWLTGALLLREAFLGVVLLVLRRHGYGPPPVHYVGKTGTFMLLAAFPVLLLAHAVPSIADVTAPLGWAIAWWALGLYWIAAVLYLVQARALLRADRVHERREAVAG; encoded by the coding sequence ATGTCGCAGCAGGCTGCGCCCATCACCGCCAGCAACCGCATCTGGACGCTCCCCAACATCATCAGCTTCGTCCGGCTGCTGGGCGTGCCGCTCTTCCTCTACCTGCTGCTCGGCGCGGAGAACGACGTCGCGGCGGTGGTCGTGCTCGCGCTCGGCGGCACCACCGACTGGGTCGACGGGTACGTCGCCCGCCGGATGAACTCGGTCAGCCGGCTCGGGGAGCTGCTCGACCCGTTCGCCGACCGGCTCTACATCCTGGCCACCCTCACCGGCTTCACCGTGCGCGAGGTCGTCCCCTGGTGGCTGACCGGCGCCCTGCTGCTGCGCGAGGCGTTCCTCGGCGTCGTCCTGCTCGTGCTGCGCCGCCACGGGTACGGGCCGCCGCCCGTGCACTACGTCGGCAAGACCGGCACGTTCATGCTGCTCGCCGCATTCCCGGTCCTGCTGCTGGCCCATGCGGTCCCGTCGATCGCCGACGTCACCGCGCCGCTCGGCTGGGCCATCGCGTGGTGGGCCCTGGGTCTCTACTGGATCGCCGCCGTCCTCTACCTGGTGCAGGCCCGTGCGCTGCTGCGCGCCGACCGCGTCCACGAGCGGCGCGAGGCAGTCGCCGGATGA